In Toxotes jaculatrix isolate fToxJac2 chromosome 12, fToxJac2.pri, whole genome shotgun sequence, the following are encoded in one genomic region:
- the LOC121190966 gene encoding fibroin heavy chain-like isoform X4 has product MARGTVATYLHGVLLLALWKPSLQGGVYIPAGAGGGVGAGLGAGAGPGTGFGPGGTGTGFGPGGTGTGFQPGGGAGPGGAGAGLGSFGPGGGGGYGGQGPGGVGPGGVGPGGVGPGGVGPGGLGPGGVVPGGVGPGGVGPGGVGPGGVGPGGVGPGGVGPGGVGPGGFRPSTFGPGGLGVVPGGVSAGGKPPKTGGYGGRGGITGGFGAGQGAGGVGGGLGLGGPVSGGFGPGGVGPGGYGTGPGGVGPGYGGLGAGGLGGGTLGAGGLGTGRGQGAGGLGAGTGYGPGGGYGGFGGGYGPGGVSQYPGTGGIGPKPPKTSGAGTSLGGTGYGPGGAGVGPGGAGVGPGGAGFGPGGAGFGPGGAGFGPGGTGFGPGGTGFGPGGAGVGPGGAGVGPGGAGVGPGGTGVGPGGAGVGPGGAGVGPGGAGVGPGGAGFGPGGAGVGPGGVPFLPQTGTTGLGPGGKSGGKASKQVPGIGVPGLYQGGLVPGQGFGGRGVLPGVATGSGLGPQTGAGVLGQGGTGPGGAGNGRGQLLPGVFRGYPLISPKSGAGKSKNPAKAAAKYGGAGAGGGALGQGGALGVGAGRLPGGGPGVTPGFGGGVGTGGGPGAVPGFGGGVGTGVGPGTVPGFGGGVGTGVGPGTVPGFGGGVGTGGGPGVASGIPGLGFGPGSAKARKYGQPGGIGTGVAGGLGGGGPGGGAGVGLSTGLGPGTGIGTGGPGGGYGFGPGGVGTVATGGLGGGVPGGGVGFGTGVGPGSGVGFGPGGAGTGPGGIGPGGAGAGPGGAGYGPGRTGYGPGGTGTGLGGAGTGPGGYDASAKARKYGMLSGALGGTGTSTGGVRPGGAVTAVGPGGVGPGGAGTGVGPGGVGPGGAGTGYGPGVGVGPGGVGTGYGPGGVGPGGVGTGFGPGGVGPGSVATGYGPGGVGPGGTGTGYGPGGGVGPGGAGYGPGGYAGAKARKYGLPGGVGGALGAGGLGVGVGPGSGLGVGGGVPGRGVGLTTGGGPGAGLGTSGIPGSGVVTGGGPGGFGPGSAGGYPGGPKSLKYGLPGGGGAPGSGLNGRFGGPAAGGYGPGTGGALGTGRPGFGPGGFGPGGYGPGVGAVPGTGYGPGAGYGTGYGAGLKPAKYGYGTPGSKAAKYGQPGGVTPGVGTGTGTDASVNGTSTGSGTGTTAGPSGGRLGGAGSTQAPASEGDSATGSVIEGSGSPGVEGGTSSAGRPVGTGRDGEGLSGTGIPILAAKPGLNGTDVPGSGGDLSSGTLPGARPLKPPGVPRGDTPGEGDGEGGPDGERVGTRVTGGGPGGVGGGPTSAAGVGGVSGGVTGVGRGDSPAAGTGVGPEGATGGVGGTPKPPKAYRPDGTVAGGVSGGPGGVGAGPGGVGAGPGGVGAGPGGVGAGPGGVGAGPGGIGVGPGGVGAGPGGVGVGPGGVGVGPGGVGVGPGGAGLVPGAGGASGVGTGALKPGKSYGAGGAGVLPGGGIRYPTGAGVGQGTGKLGKAYGTLGAGGLGGVGHGGYGTGPGGYGAGPGGYGAGPGGYGAVPGGYGAGPGGYGARGIGGGPGGAGTLGVGGGGIGPGGTGGGVGGGVGPGGIGGGLGGYGGGVGPGGSRYGTGPGLGTGTGKPPKSYGAGADGTRVGPGGYGTGPGGIGSGPGGFGPGAGSYGTGGTGPGGYGPSSAGTGLGGVGARPGGFGPGGVGPGGVGTGPGSYGPGGAGAIPGVYTAAGQGLGTRKPPKTGYGSSSLGGAQGVVPGGTGTGPGRYGPGGVGPGGVGTGTGGFGPGGVGTGTGGFGPGGVGTGTGGFGPGGFGTGTGGFGPGGVGTGTGGFGPGGVGTGTGGLGPGGVGTGTGGFGPGGIGTGTGGFGPAGQGLGKQKPSKTAGALGGRAGAGPGGVGAGPGGAGPGGYGPAGTGTGPFGYGPGGAGPGGYGPGGAGPGGYGPGGAGTGGYGPGGPGIGPGIGPGGFRPGGAGGYGPGGQALGTRKPSKSGYGSSLGGTGYGPGGGVGRLPGVGTGGITGGGTAGGAGPGFGGTAGGGYPGYAGAGQKSKAQKAAKYAAMQALLGAGGYRGAGCQGKFCGRRRK; this is encoded by the exons ATGGCGAGAGGGACGGTGGCCACATACCTACATGGAGTCCTTCTCCTGGCTCTGTGGAAACCATCACTGCAAGGAG GTGTATACATACCTGCCGGAGCTGGTGGAGGAGTTGGAGCTGGCTTAGGAGCAGGTGCAGGACCTGGAACTGGATTTGGACCAGGAGGTACTGGAACAGGATTTGGTCCTGGAGGAACAGGGACTGGATTTCAAcctggtggaggagctggaccAGGAGGAGCTGGTGCTGGTCTAGGGAGTTTTGGaccaggaggtggag GGGGCTATGGTGGTCAAGGACCAGGAGGAGTTGGACCGGGAGGAGTCGGACCAGGAGGTGTTGGACCGGGAGGAGTCGGACCAGGAGGGCTCGGACCAGGAGGCGTTGTACCTGGAGGAGTTGGACCAGGAGGAGTCGGACCGGGAGGGGTCGGACCAGGGGGTGTTGGACCTGGAGGAGTCGGACCAGGGGGTGTTGGACCTGGAGGAGTTGGACCAGGAGGGTTCAGGCCCAGCACCTTTGGTCCAGGCGGACTGGGAGTCGTACCTGGAGGTGTCAGCGCTG GTGGAAAGCCTCCAAAAACAG GTGGCTACGGTGGTCGTGGAGGAATAACTGGAGGGTTTGGAGCAGGACAGGGAGCTGGAGGTGTGGGAGGAGGACTGGGACTGGGCGGTCCTGTGTCAGGTGGCTTCGGACCAGGTGGTGTCGGGCCCGGAGGCTACGGAACTGGGCCTGGAGGAGTTGGACCAG GATATGGAGGCCTTGGGGCAGGAGGTTTGGGTGGGGGAACGCTTGGAGCAGGAGGCCTCGGGACTGGCAGAGGTCAGGGAGCtggagggctgggtgctggAACAGGTTACGGACCTGGAG GAGGATATGGGGGCTTCGGAGGTGGTTATGGACCAGGTGGTGTTAGTCAATACCCAGGAACTGGTGGAATTGGTCCTAAGCCTCCTAAAACAA GTGGGGCTGGAACATCACTTGGAGGAACAGGTTATGGGCCTGGTGGTGCAGGGGTTGGGCCTGGTGGAGCAGGAGTTGGGCCTGGTGGTGCAGGGTTTGGGCCTGGTGGTGCAGGGTTTGGGCCTGGTGGTGCAGGGTTTGGGCCTGGTGGTACAGGATTTGGGCCTGGTGGAACAGGATTTGGGCCTGGTGGAGCAGGAGTTGGGCCTGGTGGTGCGGGAGTTGGACCTGGTGGTGCGGGAGTTGGGCCTGGTGGAACGGGAGTTGGGCCTGGTGGAGCAGGAGTTGGTCCTGGTGGTGCAGGAGTTGGACCTGGTGGAGCAGGAGTTGGACCTGGTGGAGCAGGATTTGGGCCTGGTGGTGCAGGAGTTGGGCCTGGTGGAG TTCCGTTTCTTCCACAGACTGGTACTACCGGGCTAGGACCTGGAGGGAAAAGTGGTGGTAAAGCATCAAAACAGGTTCCAG GAATTGGGGTGCCTGGGCTCTACCAAGGTGGTCTTGTACCGGGCCAAG GTTTTGGAGGCCGTGGTGTTCTCCCTGGAGTGGCCACAGGATCTGGACTTGGGCCCCAGACTG GGGCTGGAGTACTTGGCCAGGGGGGTACTGGACCAGGAGGAGCAGGCA ATGGTCGTGGACAGCTATTGCCAGGGGTTTTTCGTGGCTACCCTCTCATATCACCAAAATCAG GGGCAGGCAAATCAAAGAATCCAGCCAAAGCTGCAGCTAAATACG gtggagctggagctggaggaggtgcACTTGGTCAAGGTGGCGCTTTAGGGGTTGGCGCTGGAAGGCTCCCTGGAGGAGGGCCAGGGgtcacacctggatttggagGTGGAGTTGGAACAGGAGGTGGACCTGGGGCTGTACCTGGATTTGGAGGTGGAGTTGGAACAGGAGTTGGACCTGGAACTGTACCTGGATTTGGAGGTGGAGTTGGAACAGGAGTTGGACCTGGAACTGTACCTGGATTTGGAGGTGGAGTTGGAACAGGTGGTGGTCCTGGAGTAGCCAGCGGCATACCTGGTTTGG GTTTCGGCCCTGGCTCAGCCAAAGCACGCAAATATG GTCAACCAGGTGGTATAGGCACTGGTGTAGCTGGAGGccttggaggaggaggaccaggtggaggagctggagttGGCCTCAGCACAGGACTGGGGCCTGGCACTGGCATTGGGACAGGTGGGCCAGGAGGTGGCTATGGTTTTGGTCCAGGTGGTGTAGGCACTGTTGCAACTGGAGGCCTTGGAGGTGGAGTACCAGGAGGAGGAGTTGGCTTCGGCACAGGTGTGGGGCCTGGCTCTGGGGTTGGTTTTGGTCCAGGTGGTGCTGGCACTGGGCCAGGTGGCATTGGTCCTGGTGGCGCTGGTGCTGGCCCCGGAGGAGCTGGTTATGGTCCCGGTAGAACTGGGTACGGACCTGGTGGCACTGGAACAGGATTAGGAGGAGCAGGAACAGGCCCTGGAG GGTATGATGCCAGTGCCAAAGCTCGTAAATATG GCATGTTAAGCGGAGCACTTGGAGGTACAGGAACAAGTACTGGTGGAGTCAGGCCTGGTGGTGCTGTTACTGCTGTTGGACCTGGTGGAGTTGGACCTGGTGGTGCTGGTACTGGTGTTGGACCAGGTGGAGTTGGACCTGGTGGTGCTGGTACAGGCTATGGACCTGGGGTTGGAGTTGGACCTGGTGGTGTTGGTACAGGATATGGGCCTGGTGGAGTTGGACCAGGAGGTGTTGGCACAGGCTTCGGACCAGGTGGAGTTGGACCTGGCAGTGTTGCTACAGGCTATGGACCAGGTGGTGTTGGGCCAGGTGGTACTGGTACTGGCTATGGACCTGGAGGAGGAGTTGGACCTGGTGGTGCTGGCTATGGACCTGGAG GTTATGCTGGTGCCAAAGCCCGCAAATATG gtctgCCTGGAGGTGTTGGAGGTGCCCTAGGGGCAGGGGGACTTGGTGTCGGAGTTGGTCCAGGTTCTGGGCTCGGAGTAGGGGGAGGGGTCCCAGGAAGAGGTGTTGGACTAACGACTGGTGGTGGACCTGGAGCAGGATTGGGAACCAGTGGGATACCTGGTTCTGGTGTTGTAACGGGAGGTGGACCAGGAGGCTTTGGACCAGGCAGTGCTGGAG GATATCCTGGGGGACCCAAGTCTCTCAAATACG GGCTTCCTGGTGGTGGCGGAGCTCCAGGATCTGGTCTGAATGGAAGATTTGGTGgcccagcagcaggtgggtATGGCCCTGGGACCGGAGGAGCACTTGGGACTGGAAGACCAGGATTTGGACCTGGTGGTTTTGGGCCTGGCGGATATGGGCCTGGAGTTGGAGCTGTGCCTGGTACTGGTTATGGACCAGGGGCTGGATATGGAACAG GCTATGGAGCTGGATTAAAACCTGCTAAATACG GTTATGGTACACCTGGATCTAAAGCTGCTAAGTACG GGCAACCTGGTGGAGTTACACCTGGTGTAGGAACAGGGACTGGCACTGATGCTTCAGTCAATGGCACCAGCACTGGCAGTGGCACAGGGACAACAGCTGGACCCAGTG GAGGACGACTTGGAGGAGCAGGAAGCACACAAGCTCCAGCATCAGAAG GTGATAGTGCCACTGGCAGTGTGATAGAAGGGTCTGGAAGTCCTGGAGTTGAAG GAGGTACTAGCTCAGCCGGCAGACCAGTGGGAACAGGCCGTGATGGGGAAGGCTTGAGTGGGACAGGAATCCCCATCCTTGCAGCAAAACCAG GACTCAATGGGACTGACGTTCCAG GTTCTGGTGGTGACCTGTCAAGTGGGACACTGCCTGGAGCCAGACCTCTCAAACCCCCAG gtgtcccCAGAGGTGACACACCAGgtgaaggagatggagagggaggtcCTGATGGTGAGAGAGTTGGTACAAGAGTCACAGGCGGAGGACCgggaggagtaggaggaggtCCTACCAGTGCAGCAGGAGTAGGTGGAGTTTCAGGTGGTGTAACAGGTGTGGGAAGAGGAGACAGTCCTGCGGCTGGAACTGGAGTTGGACCAGAAGGTGCAACTGGTGGAGTTGGGGGAACACCAAAACCACCCAAAG caTACAGACCTGATGGGACTGTGGCAGGAGGTGTAAGTGGTGGACCTGGAGGAGTTGGAGCCGGTCCTGGGGGAGTCGGTGCTGGTCCTGGTGGAGTTGGAGCTGGTCCTGGTGGAGTTGGAGCTGGTCCTGGAGGAGTTGGAGCTGGTCCTGGGGGAATTGGAGTCGGTCCTGGGGGAGTCGGAGCTGGTCCAGGAGGAGTTGGAGTGGGTCCTGGAGGAGTTGGAGTGGGTCCTGGAGGAGTTGGAGTTGGTCCTGGGGGAGCAGGCTTGGTACCTGGGGCTGGTGGGGCCAGTGGAGTAGGAACAGGAGCCCTTAAACCTGGAAAAA GCTATGGTGCTGGTGGAGCCGGAGTTTTACCAGGTGGAG gtaTACGTTACCCAACTGGAGCTGGAGTAGGACAGGGAACAGGAAAACTGGGCAAAG CATATGGAACTCTAGGAGCAGGAGGCCTAGGTGGAGTCGGACATGGTGGCTATGGTACTGGCCCAGGAGGTTATGGTGCAGGACCTGGAGGTTACGGGGCTGGCCCGGGCGGCTATGGTGCTGTGCCTGGTGGATATGGAGCTGGGCCTGGAGGATATGGAGCCAGAGGCATTGGTGGTGGTCCTGGGGGTGCTGGAACGCTCGGAGTTGGAGGGGGTGGAATTGGTCCTGGAGGTACAGGTGGAGGCGTAGGAGGAGGAGTAGGCCCTGGTGGAATTGGCGGTGGACTGGggggatacggtggtggtgtgGGTCCTGGTG GTTCAAGATATGGCACAGGTCCAGGACTGGGCACCGGCACTGGCAAACCACCAAAAA GTTATGGAGCAGGAGCTGATGGTACTCGGGTTGGGCCTGGTGGCTATGGGACTGGACCAGGTGGAATTGGTTCTGGTCCAGGAGGTTTTGGCCCTGGTGCTGGTAGTTATGGAACTGGTGGCACTGGACCAGGTGGTTATGGGCCCAGCAGTGCCGGGACAGGACTCGGTGGAGTCGGAGCCAGGCCAGGTGGTTTTGGGCCAGGTGGTGTTGGACCCGGTGGTGTTGGCACAGGACCAGGCAGCTATGGACCTGGTGGAGCAGGGGCAATTCCTGGTGTTTACACTGCTGCAGGTCAAGGACTGGGGACAAGAAAGCCACCCAAAACAG GCTACGGATCATCCTCACTGGGTGGAGCTCAAG GGGTTGTACCTGGTGGGACAGGCACTGGACCTGGCAGATATGGGCCTGGAGGCGTTGGACCTGGTGGTGTGGGCACAGGAACAGGAGGCTTTGGACCTGGTGGTGTTGGCACAGGAACTGGAGGCTTTGGACCTGGTGGTGTTGGCACAGGAACCGGAGGCTTTGGACCTGGTGGTTTTGGCACAGGAACAGGAGGCTTTGGACCAGGTGGTGTTGGCACAGGAACAGGAGGCTTTGGACCTGGTGGTGTTGGCACAGGAACAGGAGGCCTTGGACCAGGTGGTGTTGGCACAGGAACAGGAGGTTTCGGACCAGGTGGCATTGGAACAGGGACAGGAGGCTTTGGACCAGCAGGGCAAGGAttaggaaaacaaaaaccttctAAAACTG CAGGAGCATTAGGAGGACGTGCAGGGGCTGGTCCTGGTGGAGTCGGAGCTGGACCTGGAGGCGCTGGCCCTGGAGGATATGGTCCAGCTGGAACTGGAACTGGTCCTTTTGGTTATGGGCCTGGGGGTGCTGGACCTGGTGGTTATGgcccaggaggagctggacctGGTGGTTATGGCCCCGGAGGTGCTGGAACTGGAGGCTATGGCCCAGGAGGACCTGGAATTGGACCTGGAATTGGACCTGGGGGTTTTAGACCAGGTGGGGCTGGAGGATATGGACCTGGTGGCCAAGCACTTGGGACAAGGAAGCCTTCTAAATCAGGTTATGGCTCGTCATTGGGTGGAACTGGCTATGGACCAG GCGGTGGAGTAGGAAGGCTTCCTGGTGTGGGAACAGGAGGAATCACTGGAGGTGGCACAG